The Tenacibaculum jejuense genome includes a window with the following:
- a CDS encoding lysoplasmalogenase, which yields MVSIIEIYAVIYNKNELDFIFKPLITSTLVALYLVSVTKPNFWYVSALFFSFWGDVLLLFPEDFFVLGLLSFLITHVIYIKIISGFIKKIKLGTKMFSFLAFLIYFSAIIFLIQNNLKELFFPVIMYGIVISLFGTTALLNYINNKTTESLWLFIGALIFILSDTILALHKFYSPQPIFLNSIMITYIVAQFYICKGMISKGNLEV from the coding sequence TTGGTATCAATCATTGAGATTTATGCTGTAATTTATAACAAGAATGAACTAGATTTTATTTTCAAACCTTTAATAACTTCTACTCTTGTAGCTTTATATTTAGTTAGTGTAACTAAACCAAATTTTTGGTATGTTTCAGCTTTATTCTTTTCTTTTTGGGGAGATGTTTTATTATTATTTCCTGAAGACTTTTTTGTTTTAGGGCTATTATCATTTCTAATTACGCATGTAATTTATATAAAAATTATTTCAGGTTTTATCAAGAAAATTAAATTAGGTACAAAGATGTTTTCTTTTCTAGCGTTTTTAATCTATTTCTCTGCTATTATTTTTTTGATACAAAATAATCTTAAAGAACTATTTTTTCCTGTAATAATGTATGGTATAGTTATTTCTTTGTTTGGTACTACAGCTTTATTAAATTACATTAATAACAAGACTACAGAAAGTTTATGGTTATTCATTGGAGCATTGATTTTTATACTTTCAGATACGATACTTGCATTACATAAGTTTTACAGTCCACAGCCAATTTTTTTGAACTCAATAATGATCACTTATATCGTAGCTCAGTTTTATATATGTAAAGGGATGATTTCTAAAGGTAATTTAGAAGTTTAA
- a CDS encoding DoxX family membrane protein, with protein sequence MKKHLPLALKVLAGIIMLQTLFFKFTADMTSVDLFTKVAGENEAFMRIGTGIIELIATILLFLPKKTWLGALITVGVMSGAIFSHIIKIGIIHNNDGGALFIMAIITLISGGILLFLNKKDIPFLNF encoded by the coding sequence ATGAAAAAACATTTACCCTTAGCTCTTAAAGTCCTTGCAGGTATTATTATGTTACAAACTTTATTCTTTAAGTTTACTGCGGATATGACTAGTGTTGACTTATTTACAAAAGTAGCTGGTGAAAATGAAGCTTTCATGAGAATTGGAACCGGTATTATTGAACTAATAGCTACAATTTTACTTTTTTTACCTAAAAAAACTTGGCTAGGTGCATTAATAACAGTTGGTGTAATGTCTGGAGCAATTTTTTCTCACATTATAAAAATTGGAATTATTCACAATAATGATGGTGGTGCATTATTTATAATGGCTATTATTACTCTAATTAGTGGAGGAATACTTTTATTTCTTAATAAAAAAGATATTCCTTTTTTAAACTTCTAA
- the dapA gene encoding 4-hydroxy-tetrahydrodipicolinate synthase, with the protein MQQFIGTGVALVTPFNEDRSIDFDGLERLVNYQIDNGVNYLVVLGTTGEPATLTNEEKEAVKTKIIEVNNGRLPLVIGIGGNNTAAVVEEIKNTDLTHFDAILSVSPYYNKPTQEGIYQHFKAVAEATDKPIILYNVPGRTSSNMLPETIVRLAKDFENLVAVKEAKGDIVQAMRIIELAPKDFLVISGDDMIALPMTLAGGSGVISVIGEGLPKEFSSMIQLGLEGKTKEAYKLHYKVMNSIDLIFAEGNPAGIKSLLQKRGICLDEVRLPLVKASEELQTQISDFVDTL; encoded by the coding sequence ATGCAACAATTTATAGGTACAGGAGTGGCTTTAGTAACTCCTTTTAACGAAGATAGAAGTATAGATTTTGATGGTTTAGAAAGATTAGTAAACTATCAAATAGATAATGGTGTAAACTATTTAGTTGTTTTAGGAACTACAGGAGAGCCAGCTACTTTAACAAATGAAGAAAAAGAAGCTGTAAAAACTAAAATCATAGAAGTTAATAATGGAAGATTGCCATTAGTAATTGGTATTGGAGGAAACAATACAGCTGCAGTAGTAGAAGAGATTAAAAATACAGATTTAACTCATTTTGATGCGATCTTATCGGTTTCTCCATATTACAATAAACCAACTCAAGAAGGAATTTATCAACACTTTAAAGCAGTTGCAGAAGCTACAGATAAACCTATTATATTATATAATGTTCCTGGTAGAACTTCATCTAATATGTTACCAGAAACTATAGTTCGTTTAGCAAAAGATTTCGAAAACCTTGTAGCTGTTAAAGAAGCTAAAGGAGATATAGTTCAAGCCATGCGAATTATTGAGTTAGCTCCAAAAGATTTTTTAGTAATTTCAGGAGATGATATGATTGCTTTACCTATGACTTTGGCAGGTGGTTCTGGAGTTATTAGCGTAATTGGTGAAGGATTACCAAAAGAGTTTTCTTCGATGATTCAACTTGGGTTAGAAGGAAAAACTAAGGAAGCTTATAAATTACATTACAAAGTAATGAACAGTATCGATTTAATATTTGCTGAAGGAAACCCAGCAGGAATAAAATCGTTACTACAGAAACGAGGAATTTGTTTAGATGAAGTTCGTTTGCCTTTAGTAAAAGCTTCGGAAGAATTACAAACTCAAATTTCAGATTTTGTAGATACTTTGTAA